A single Brassica rapa cultivar Chiifu-401-42 chromosome A04, CAAS_Brap_v3.01, whole genome shotgun sequence DNA region contains:
- the LOC117133377 gene encoding protein yippee-like At3g08990: MDSFFRVKVVYVNDCSFGVMGRVFLIENNGPVYTCATCNVQIAKSEDLLDAWLDLYQFYLVYNVVIAEVPVLYHDDLFSGHEVSCVNCCALLGWRNPAPPPDQLPGDEIMPAFVFEHGRVAPPPDNLPQD; encoded by the exons ATGGATTCTTTCTTCCGAGTCAAAGTAGTATACGTTAATGATTGCAGTTTTGGAGTTATGGGAAGAGTGTTCTTGATCGAAAACAACGGACCAGTCTATACATGCGCTACATGCAACGTTCAAATCGCAAAAAGTGAAGATCTCTTGGATGCATGGCTCGACTTATATCAGTTTTACCTTGT GTACAATGTCGTGATTGCCGAAGTCCCTGTTCTCTACCACGACGATCTCTTCTCCGGCCATGAGGTGTCATGCGTCAATTGTTGCGCACTTCTCGGGTGGAGAAATCCAGCACCGCCGCCAGATCAATTACCAGGAGATGAGATCATGCCAGCATTCGTCTTTGAGCATGGCCGTGTTGCTCCACCACCGGATAATCTACCACAAGATTGA
- the LOC103865210 gene encoding condensin complex subunit 2 isoform X1, producing the protein MEDPLTPNPKQKPISTRIQAPTSPFFLGSNDDRLEREQARAARVAASRRKSVVFARGPQQPEKESDPCFDKQQILELFQNCIKLASENKINQKNTWELNLIDHLCEIIKVEDENNAETNFQKASCTLEAGVKIYSMRVDSVHSEAYKVLGGITRAGHDDTGDNEDAAGSVGNATNQKKQTERKISPLSTLEHSFDALNVKKFDVAFAVDPLYHQTSAQFDEGGAKGLLLNSLGVYGGCQVLFDSQEIPGKLVSSANQHDKSETIDLSFAKEFVEKMVLNMRQKNEIVPSLRAIINQFDEENQRPSDTFSCGQKRTESFDISHGNEASYADDDDGYDNFGASFDYDGQAGAAEENFGHNDAEPAYSNFPEEVEPDSLQDLDSDDRVENVDKYLFLSLGISSKQNSWAGPDHWKYRKTKAGPDDHLASENGSSPPAKKTRKKKQAEPELDFTKALEEEMPDIFAPPKNPKSLLLPASRAPCQTQLPEDCHYQPENLVKLFLLPNVMCIGRKRRKCSGEARQQNDDYEHAGSWENDNVYDDGPFDNGNDHSDAEDTTNSLISQPRQVNKIEVQYDKASKQVDVQVLKETLWECLQESPQPPIQDEEHQQEPLENRSFKELLASFPDDCKAAGTTKDISPHLCFICLLHLANEHNLRLIGSQDLDDLTIQHA; encoded by the exons ATGGAGGATCCCCTAACTCCAAACCCCAAGCAAAAGCCGATTTCGACTCGGATCCAAGCTCCGACGAGTCCCTTCTTCCTGGGATCCAACGACGACAGGTTGGAGCGAGAGCAAGCCCGAGCCGCCAGAGTCGCAGCTAGCCGTCGTAAATCAGTGGTCTTCGCTCGTGGACCCCAGCAGCCTGAGAAGGAGTCCGATCCGTGCTTCGACAAGCAGCAGATTCTCGAGTTGTTCCAGAACTGTATCAAATTGGCTAGCGAAAAC AAAATCAATCAGAAGAACACGTGGGAGTTGAATTTGATTGACCATCTCTGTGAGATCATTAAAGTTGAGGATGAGAACAATGCGGAAACTAATTTTCAAAAG GCAAGTTGCACTCTTGAAGCTGGAGTTAAGATTTACTCGATGAGGGTTGACTCGGTTCATTCAGAGGCTTACAAGGTTTTGGGTGGGATTACTCGAGCTGGCCATGATGACACCGGAG ACAACGAGGATGCTGCTGGTTCTGTAGGAAATGCAACAAACCAAAAGAAACAGACAGAGAGAAAG ATATCGCCATTATCAACACTGGAACATTCCTTTGATGCCCTTAACGTGAAGAAGTTCGACG TGGCGTTTGCAGTGGATCCCCTTTATCATCAAACTTCAGCACAGTTTGATGAAGGTGGAGCAAAGGGTCTTCTGCTAAACAGTTTAGGAGTCTATGGAGGGTGTCAAGTTCTATTTGATTCACAAGAAATCCCTGGAAAGCTTGTTTCCTCTGCAAATCAGCATGATAAATCAGAAACAATCGATCTATCCTTTGCTAAAG AATTTGTGGAGAAAATGGTGCTAAACATGCGACAGAAGAATGAGATTGTACCATCTCTTCGGGCTATAATCAATCAATTTGATGAAGAGAACCAAAGACCATCTGATACGTTTTCTTGTGGTCAGAAGAGGACCGAGTCATTTGATATATCACATGGTAATGAAGCTAGCTATGCCGACGATGATGATGGATATGATAACTTTGGAGCTTCTTTTGATTATGATGGTCAAGCTGGTGCTGCTGAGGAAAACTTCGGCCACAATGATGCAGAGCCAGCTTATTCAAATTTTCCCGAG GAAGTGGAACCAGACTCACTGCAAGACCTAGATTCAGATGACAGAGTCGAGAATGTTGATAAATATCTCTTTTTGTCGTTGGGAATTTCATCTAAGCAAAATTCTTGGGCAGGTCCTGATCACTGGAAGTATAGGAAAACAAAAG CAGGTCCAGATGATCACCTTGCTTCTGAAAACGGATCTTCCCCACCAGCAAAGAAAACCAGGAAAAAGAAACAAGCAGAGCCTGAACTAGATTTTACAAAAGCTTTGGAGGAAGAGATGCCTGATATCTTTGCCCCTCCAAAAAACCCAAAGTCTTTACTTCTCCCTGCAAGTAGAGCCCCTTGTCAAACACAGCTTCCAGAGGATTGCCATTATCAACCTGAGAATCTAGTAAAGCTATTTTTACTACCAAATGTGATG TGCATTGggaggaagagaagaaaatGCTCAG GTGAAGCAAGACAGCAAAATGATGATTATGAACATGCGGGATCTTGGGAAAATGATAATGTCTATGATGATGGCCCGTTTGATAATGGAAATGATCATAGTGATGCAGAGGATACCACCAACTCATTAATCTCTCAGCCACGCCAG GTCAACAAAATCGAGGTTCAATATGATAAAGCTTCAAAACAAGTTGATGTGCAAGTGCTAAAGGAAACCCTTTGGGAGTGTCTTCAGGAATCTCCTCAACCACCAATTCAG GATGAGGAACACCAACAAGAACCACTTGAAAATAGATCGTTCAAAGAGCTATTGGCTAGCTTTCCAGATGATTGCAAAGCGGCTGGTACAACCAAAGACATCTCTCCACATCTATGTTTCATCTGTTTGCTGCACTTGGCGAATGAGCACAATCTCAGACTAATTGGCTCTCAAGACTTGGACGATCTAACGATCCAGCATGCCTGA
- the LOC103865210 gene encoding condensin complex subunit 2 isoform X2, giving the protein MEDPLTPNPKQKPISTRIQAPTSPFFLGSNDDRLEREQARAARVAASRRKSVVFARGPQQPEKESDPCFDKQQILELFQNCIKLASENKINQKNTWELNLIDHLCEIIKVEDENNAETNFQKASCTLEAGVKIYSMRVDSVHSEAYKVLGGITRAGHDDTGDNEDAAGSVGNATNQKKQTERKISPLSTLEHSFDALNVKKFDVAFAVDPLYHQTSAQFDEGGAKGLLLNSLGVYGGCQVLFDSQEIPGKLVSSANQHDKSETIDLSFAKEFVEKMVLNMRQKNEIVPSLRAIINQFDEENQRPSDTFSCGQKRTESFDISHGNEASYADDDDGYDNFGASFDYDGQAGAAEENFGHNDAEPAYSNFPEEVEPDSLQDLDSDDRVENVDKYLFLSLGISSKQNSWAGPDHWKYRKTKGPDDHLASENGSSPPAKKTRKKKQAEPELDFTKALEEEMPDIFAPPKNPKSLLLPASRAPCQTQLPEDCHYQPENLVKLFLLPNVMCIGRKRRKCSGEARQQNDDYEHAGSWENDNVYDDGPFDNGNDHSDAEDTTNSLISQPRQVNKIEVQYDKASKQVDVQVLKETLWECLQESPQPPIQDEEHQQEPLENRSFKELLASFPDDCKAAGTTKDISPHLCFICLLHLANEHNLRLIGSQDLDDLTIQHA; this is encoded by the exons ATGGAGGATCCCCTAACTCCAAACCCCAAGCAAAAGCCGATTTCGACTCGGATCCAAGCTCCGACGAGTCCCTTCTTCCTGGGATCCAACGACGACAGGTTGGAGCGAGAGCAAGCCCGAGCCGCCAGAGTCGCAGCTAGCCGTCGTAAATCAGTGGTCTTCGCTCGTGGACCCCAGCAGCCTGAGAAGGAGTCCGATCCGTGCTTCGACAAGCAGCAGATTCTCGAGTTGTTCCAGAACTGTATCAAATTGGCTAGCGAAAAC AAAATCAATCAGAAGAACACGTGGGAGTTGAATTTGATTGACCATCTCTGTGAGATCATTAAAGTTGAGGATGAGAACAATGCGGAAACTAATTTTCAAAAG GCAAGTTGCACTCTTGAAGCTGGAGTTAAGATTTACTCGATGAGGGTTGACTCGGTTCATTCAGAGGCTTACAAGGTTTTGGGTGGGATTACTCGAGCTGGCCATGATGACACCGGAG ACAACGAGGATGCTGCTGGTTCTGTAGGAAATGCAACAAACCAAAAGAAACAGACAGAGAGAAAG ATATCGCCATTATCAACACTGGAACATTCCTTTGATGCCCTTAACGTGAAGAAGTTCGACG TGGCGTTTGCAGTGGATCCCCTTTATCATCAAACTTCAGCACAGTTTGATGAAGGTGGAGCAAAGGGTCTTCTGCTAAACAGTTTAGGAGTCTATGGAGGGTGTCAAGTTCTATTTGATTCACAAGAAATCCCTGGAAAGCTTGTTTCCTCTGCAAATCAGCATGATAAATCAGAAACAATCGATCTATCCTTTGCTAAAG AATTTGTGGAGAAAATGGTGCTAAACATGCGACAGAAGAATGAGATTGTACCATCTCTTCGGGCTATAATCAATCAATTTGATGAAGAGAACCAAAGACCATCTGATACGTTTTCTTGTGGTCAGAAGAGGACCGAGTCATTTGATATATCACATGGTAATGAAGCTAGCTATGCCGACGATGATGATGGATATGATAACTTTGGAGCTTCTTTTGATTATGATGGTCAAGCTGGTGCTGCTGAGGAAAACTTCGGCCACAATGATGCAGAGCCAGCTTATTCAAATTTTCCCGAG GAAGTGGAACCAGACTCACTGCAAGACCTAGATTCAGATGACAGAGTCGAGAATGTTGATAAATATCTCTTTTTGTCGTTGGGAATTTCATCTAAGCAAAATTCTTGGGCAGGTCCTGATCACTGGAAGTATAGGAAAACAAAAG GTCCAGATGATCACCTTGCTTCTGAAAACGGATCTTCCCCACCAGCAAAGAAAACCAGGAAAAAGAAACAAGCAGAGCCTGAACTAGATTTTACAAAAGCTTTGGAGGAAGAGATGCCTGATATCTTTGCCCCTCCAAAAAACCCAAAGTCTTTACTTCTCCCTGCAAGTAGAGCCCCTTGTCAAACACAGCTTCCAGAGGATTGCCATTATCAACCTGAGAATCTAGTAAAGCTATTTTTACTACCAAATGTGATG TGCATTGggaggaagagaagaaaatGCTCAG GTGAAGCAAGACAGCAAAATGATGATTATGAACATGCGGGATCTTGGGAAAATGATAATGTCTATGATGATGGCCCGTTTGATAATGGAAATGATCATAGTGATGCAGAGGATACCACCAACTCATTAATCTCTCAGCCACGCCAG GTCAACAAAATCGAGGTTCAATATGATAAAGCTTCAAAACAAGTTGATGTGCAAGTGCTAAAGGAAACCCTTTGGGAGTGTCTTCAGGAATCTCCTCAACCACCAATTCAG GATGAGGAACACCAACAAGAACCACTTGAAAATAGATCGTTCAAAGAGCTATTGGCTAGCTTTCCAGATGATTGCAAAGCGGCTGGTACAACCAAAGACATCTCTCCACATCTATGTTTCATCTGTTTGCTGCACTTGGCGAATGAGCACAATCTCAGACTAATTGGCTCTCAAGACTTGGACGATCTAACGATCCAGCATGCCTGA
- the LOC103865210 gene encoding condensin complex subunit 2 isoform X3, whose translation MRTMRKLIFKSQASCTLEAGVKIYSMRVDSVHSEAYKVLGGITRAGHDDTGDNEDAAGSVGNATNQKKQTERKISPLSTLEHSFDALNVKKFDVAFAVDPLYHQTSAQFDEGGAKGLLLNSLGVYGGCQVLFDSQEIPGKLVSSANQHDKSETIDLSFAKEFVEKMVLNMRQKNEIVPSLRAIINQFDEENQRPSDTFSCGQKRTESFDISHGNEASYADDDDGYDNFGASFDYDGQAGAAEENFGHNDAEPAYSNFPEEVEPDSLQDLDSDDRVENVDKYLFLSLGISSKQNSWAGPDHWKYRKTKAGPDDHLASENGSSPPAKKTRKKKQAEPELDFTKALEEEMPDIFAPPKNPKSLLLPASRAPCQTQLPEDCHYQPENLVKLFLLPNVMCIGRKRRKCSGEARQQNDDYEHAGSWENDNVYDDGPFDNGNDHSDAEDTTNSLISQPRQVNKIEVQYDKASKQVDVQVLKETLWECLQESPQPPIQDEEHQQEPLENRSFKELLASFPDDCKAAGTTKDISPHLCFICLLHLANEHNLRLIGSQDLDDLTIQHA comes from the exons ATGAGAACAATGCGGAAACTAATTTTCAAAAG TCAGGCAAGTTGCACTCTTGAAGCTGGAGTTAAGATTTACTCGATGAGGGTTGACTCGGTTCATTCAGAGGCTTACAAGGTTTTGGGTGGGATTACTCGAGCTGGCCATGATGACACCGGAG ACAACGAGGATGCTGCTGGTTCTGTAGGAAATGCAACAAACCAAAAGAAACAGACAGAGAGAAAG ATATCGCCATTATCAACACTGGAACATTCCTTTGATGCCCTTAACGTGAAGAAGTTCGACG TGGCGTTTGCAGTGGATCCCCTTTATCATCAAACTTCAGCACAGTTTGATGAAGGTGGAGCAAAGGGTCTTCTGCTAAACAGTTTAGGAGTCTATGGAGGGTGTCAAGTTCTATTTGATTCACAAGAAATCCCTGGAAAGCTTGTTTCCTCTGCAAATCAGCATGATAAATCAGAAACAATCGATCTATCCTTTGCTAAAG AATTTGTGGAGAAAATGGTGCTAAACATGCGACAGAAGAATGAGATTGTACCATCTCTTCGGGCTATAATCAATCAATTTGATGAAGAGAACCAAAGACCATCTGATACGTTTTCTTGTGGTCAGAAGAGGACCGAGTCATTTGATATATCACATGGTAATGAAGCTAGCTATGCCGACGATGATGATGGATATGATAACTTTGGAGCTTCTTTTGATTATGATGGTCAAGCTGGTGCTGCTGAGGAAAACTTCGGCCACAATGATGCAGAGCCAGCTTATTCAAATTTTCCCGAG GAAGTGGAACCAGACTCACTGCAAGACCTAGATTCAGATGACAGAGTCGAGAATGTTGATAAATATCTCTTTTTGTCGTTGGGAATTTCATCTAAGCAAAATTCTTGGGCAGGTCCTGATCACTGGAAGTATAGGAAAACAAAAG CAGGTCCAGATGATCACCTTGCTTCTGAAAACGGATCTTCCCCACCAGCAAAGAAAACCAGGAAAAAGAAACAAGCAGAGCCTGAACTAGATTTTACAAAAGCTTTGGAGGAAGAGATGCCTGATATCTTTGCCCCTCCAAAAAACCCAAAGTCTTTACTTCTCCCTGCAAGTAGAGCCCCTTGTCAAACACAGCTTCCAGAGGATTGCCATTATCAACCTGAGAATCTAGTAAAGCTATTTTTACTACCAAATGTGATG TGCATTGggaggaagagaagaaaatGCTCAG GTGAAGCAAGACAGCAAAATGATGATTATGAACATGCGGGATCTTGGGAAAATGATAATGTCTATGATGATGGCCCGTTTGATAATGGAAATGATCATAGTGATGCAGAGGATACCACCAACTCATTAATCTCTCAGCCACGCCAG GTCAACAAAATCGAGGTTCAATATGATAAAGCTTCAAAACAAGTTGATGTGCAAGTGCTAAAGGAAACCCTTTGGGAGTGTCTTCAGGAATCTCCTCAACCACCAATTCAG GATGAGGAACACCAACAAGAACCACTTGAAAATAGATCGTTCAAAGAGCTATTGGCTAGCTTTCCAGATGATTGCAAAGCGGCTGGTACAACCAAAGACATCTCTCCACATCTATGTTTCATCTGTTTGCTGCACTTGGCGAATGAGCACAATCTCAGACTAATTGGCTCTCAAGACTTGGACGATCTAACGATCCAGCATGCCTGA